The Harpia harpyja isolate bHarHar1 chromosome 13, bHarHar1 primary haplotype, whole genome shotgun sequence genome contains a region encoding:
- the SNRPG gene encoding small nuclear ribonucleoprotein G isoform X2: MSKAHPPELKKFMDKKLSLKLNGGRHVQGILRGFDPFMNLVIDECVEMAPGGQQNNIGMVVIRGNSIIMLEALERV, encoded by the exons ATGAGCAAAGCGCACCCGCCCGAGCTGAAGAA GTTCATGGACAAGAAGCTGTCAT TGAAATTAAATGGCGGCCGACACGTCCAGGGGATATTGCGGGGCTTTGATCCCTTCATGAACCTCGTCATCGATGAGTGCGTGGAGATGGCGCCGGGGGGACAGCAGAACAATATCGGCATGGTG GTAATACGAGGGAACAGCATCATTATGCTGGAAGCCTTGGAACGAGTATAG
- the SNRPG gene encoding small nuclear ribonucleoprotein G isoform X1, giving the protein MLPINTKTFPCRGPPLGFRAAGPVRKKPKRWRWAVSFFKRAPFLVVKLNGGRHVQGILRGFDPFMNLVIDECVEMAPGGQQNNIGMVVIRGNSIIMLEALERV; this is encoded by the exons ATGCTTCCGATTAACACAAAGACCTTCCCTTGTCGCGGCCCCCCGCTCGGTTTCCGAGCTGCGGGTCCggtgaggaaaaaacccaaacgctGGCGTTGGGCGGTCTCCTTCTTTAAACGGGCTCCGTTTCTTGTAGTGAAATTAAATGGCGGCCGACACGTCCAGGGGATATTGCGGGGCTTTGATCCCTTCATGAACCTCGTCATCGATGAGTGCGTGGAGATGGCGCCGGGGGGACAGCAGAACAATATCGGCATGGTG GTAATACGAGGGAACAGCATCATTATGCTGGAAGCCTTGGAACGAGTATAG